A single genomic interval of Streptomyces showdoensis harbors:
- a CDS encoding M20/M25/M40 family metallo-hydrolase: protein MSESNTGRTVTGEDEVVDLCRDLIRIDTSNYGDHSGPGERAAAEYVAEKLAEVGLEPKIIESHKGRASTVARIEGEDPSRPALLIHGHTDVVPANAEDWTHHPFSGEVADGCVWGRGAVDMKDMDAMTLAVVRDRMRSGRKPPRDIVLAFLADEEAGGTYGARHLVDKHRGLFDGVTEAIGEVGGFSFTVNENLRLYLVETAQKGMHWMRLTVEGTAGHGSMTNNDNAITELCEAVGRLGRHQWPVRVTKTVRSFLDELSDALGTPLDPEDMDATLAKLGGIAKMVGATLRNSAAPTMLGAGYKVNVIPGQATAHVDGRFLPGYEEEFLADLDRILGPRVKREDVHGDKALETSFDGALVDAMQLALRAEDPIARAVPYMLSGGTDAKSFDDLGIRCFGFAPLQLPPELDFAGMFHGVDERVPVDGLKFGVRVLDRFIDAS from the coding sequence GTGAGCGAGTCGAACACCGGCCGGACCGTCACGGGCGAGGACGAGGTCGTCGACCTCTGTCGTGACCTCATCCGCATCGACACCAGCAATTACGGCGACCACTCCGGCCCGGGCGAGCGGGCGGCGGCGGAGTACGTCGCGGAGAAGCTCGCCGAGGTCGGACTCGAGCCCAAGATCATCGAGTCGCACAAGGGGCGGGCCTCCACCGTCGCCCGCATCGAGGGCGAGGACCCGTCCCGCCCGGCCCTGCTCATCCACGGCCACACCGACGTCGTCCCGGCCAACGCCGAGGACTGGACCCACCACCCCTTCTCGGGCGAGGTCGCCGACGGCTGCGTCTGGGGCCGCGGCGCCGTCGACATGAAGGACATGGACGCGATGACCCTGGCGGTCGTCCGCGACCGCATGCGCAGCGGCCGCAAGCCCCCGCGCGACATCGTCCTCGCCTTCCTCGCCGACGAGGAGGCGGGCGGCACCTACGGCGCCCGTCACCTGGTCGACAAGCACCGGGGCCTCTTCGACGGGGTGACCGAGGCGATCGGCGAGGTCGGCGGCTTCTCCTTCACCGTCAACGAGAACCTCCGGCTCTACCTGGTCGAGACCGCCCAGAAGGGCATGCACTGGATGCGGCTGACCGTCGAGGGCACCGCGGGTCACGGCTCGATGACCAACAACGACAACGCCATCACCGAGCTGTGCGAGGCCGTGGGCCGGCTCGGCCGCCACCAGTGGCCGGTCAGGGTCACCAAGACCGTGCGCTCCTTCCTCGACGAGCTCTCGGACGCGCTCGGCACCCCGCTCGACCCCGAGGACATGGACGCGACCCTCGCCAAGCTCGGCGGCATCGCCAAGATGGTCGGCGCCACCCTGCGCAACTCCGCCGCCCCGACGATGCTCGGCGCCGGCTACAAGGTGAACGTCATCCCCGGCCAGGCCACCGCCCACGTCGACGGGCGCTTCCTGCCCGGCTACGAGGAGGAGTTCCTGGCCGACCTCGACCGGATCCTCGGGCCCCGGGTCAAGCGCGAGGACGTGCACGGGGACAAGGCGCTGGAGACCAGCTTCGACGGCGCCCTGGTCGACGCCATGCAGCTGGCCCTGCGCGCCGAGGACCCGATCGCGCGCGCCGTGCCGTACATGCTCTCCGGCGGCACCGACGCCAAGTCCTTCGACGACCTGGGCATCCGCTGCTTCGGCTTCGCCCCGCTGCAGCTGCCGCCGGAGCTCGACTTCGCCGGCATGTTCCACGGCGTCGACGAGCGGGTGCCGGTGGACGGCCTGAAGTTCGGTGTCCGGGTCCTGGACCGCTTCATCGACGCCTCCTGA
- a CDS encoding MBL fold metallo-hydrolase, with the protein MGTRIDHLVTSGTFSLDGGTWEVDNNVWIVGDDTEAVVIDAAHDADAVLAALDGRALRAIVCTHAHDDHIDAAPALAAATGARILLHPADQPLWKLTHPDHTPDGDLADGQVLTIAGTDLHVLHTPGHAPGAVCLYAPDLGTVFTGDTLFQGGPGATGRSYSDFPTIVGSIREKLLTLPPETVVRTGHGDSTTIGAEAPHLEEWHP; encoded by the coding sequence ATGGGCACCCGCATCGACCACCTGGTCACCTCCGGCACCTTCAGCCTCGACGGCGGCACCTGGGAGGTGGACAACAACGTCTGGATCGTCGGCGACGACACCGAGGCCGTCGTCATCGACGCCGCCCACGACGCCGACGCCGTCCTCGCCGCCCTCGACGGCCGCGCCCTGCGCGCCATCGTCTGCACCCACGCCCACGACGACCACATCGACGCGGCCCCGGCCCTCGCCGCCGCCACCGGCGCCCGGATCCTGCTCCACCCGGCCGACCAGCCGCTGTGGAAGCTCACCCACCCCGACCACACCCCCGACGGAGACCTCGCCGACGGCCAGGTCCTCACCATCGCCGGGACCGACCTGCACGTCCTCCACACGCCCGGCCACGCCCCCGGCGCGGTCTGCCTGTACGCCCCCGATCTGGGCACCGTCTTCACCGGCGACACCCTCTTCCAGGGCGGCCCCGGCGCGACCGGGCGGTCCTACTCGGACTTCCCGACCATCGTCGGGTCGATCCGGGAGAAGCTCCTCACCCTGCCGCCCGAGACGGTGGTCCGCACCGGCCACGGCGACAGCACCACCATCGGCGCGGAGGCTCCGCACCTGGAGGAGTGGCATCCCTAG
- a CDS encoding S-(hydroxymethyl)mycothiol dehydrogenase — protein sequence MAQQVQGVVAPGRNEPVRVETIVIPDPGPGEAVVKIQACGVCHTDLHYKQGAINDEFPFLLGHEAAGVVESVGEGVTDVAPGDFVILNWRAVCGQCRACLRGRPWYCFDTHNARQKMTLLDGTELSPALGIGAFAEKTLVAAGQCTKVDPAVAPEVAGLLGCGVMAGIGAALNTGNVGRGDTVAVIGCGGVGDAAIVGSRLAGAARIIAVDIDERKLAKAREMGATHTVDSRAGDPVEAVRELTGGFGADVVIEAVGRPETYRQAFYARDLAGTVVLVGVPTPEMKLELPLLDVFGRGGALKSSWYGDCLPSRDFPMLIDLHQQGRIDLGAFVTETIGLGEVEKAFARMHEGDVLRSVVVL from the coding sequence ATGGCGCAGCAGGTCCAGGGGGTCGTCGCCCCCGGCAGGAACGAGCCGGTCCGGGTCGAGACGATCGTGATCCCCGACCCCGGCCCCGGTGAGGCCGTCGTGAAGATCCAGGCCTGCGGTGTCTGTCACACCGACCTCCACTACAAACAGGGCGCCATCAACGACGAGTTCCCCTTCCTCCTCGGCCACGAGGCGGCGGGCGTCGTCGAGTCGGTCGGCGAGGGCGTCACCGACGTCGCCCCCGGCGACTTCGTGATCCTCAACTGGCGTGCCGTCTGCGGCCAGTGCCGGGCCTGCCTGCGCGGCCGCCCCTGGTACTGCTTCGACACCCACAACGCCCGGCAGAAGATGACCCTGCTCGACGGCACCGAGCTCTCCCCGGCGCTCGGCATCGGCGCCTTCGCCGAGAAGACCCTGGTCGCCGCCGGGCAGTGCACCAAGGTCGACCCGGCCGTCGCCCCCGAGGTCGCCGGACTCCTCGGCTGCGGTGTGATGGCCGGCATCGGCGCCGCCCTCAACACCGGGAACGTCGGCCGCGGCGACACCGTCGCCGTCATCGGCTGCGGAGGCGTCGGCGACGCGGCGATCGTCGGCTCCCGGCTCGCCGGAGCCGCCCGGATCATCGCCGTCGACATCGACGAGCGGAAGCTCGCCAAGGCCCGCGAGATGGGCGCCACCCACACCGTGGACTCCCGCGCCGGCGACCCCGTCGAGGCGGTCCGCGAGCTCACCGGCGGCTTCGGCGCCGACGTCGTCATCGAGGCCGTCGGCCGCCCCGAGACCTACCGCCAGGCCTTCTACGCCCGCGACCTCGCCGGCACCGTCGTCCTCGTCGGCGTCCCCACCCCGGAGATGAAGCTCGAACTGCCCCTCCTCGACGTCTTCGGCCGCGGCGGCGCCCTCAAGTCCTCCTGGTACGGGGACTGCCTGCCCTCCCGCGACTTCCCGATGCTGATCGACCTGCACCAGCAGGGCCGCATCGACCTCGGCGCCTTCGTCACCGAGACCATCGGACTCGGCGAGGTCGAGAAGGCCTTCGCCCGCATGCACGAGGGCGACGTCCTGCGCTCGGTGGTGGTCCTCTGA
- the phsA gene encoding O-aminophenol oxidase PhsA, giving the protein MTSELEPYVDPLTVPPVLRPEPGGDTAEIEISLRPAWVRMHRQLPPTPMWGYEGSVPGPTIEVRRGQRLRVAWTNRIPKGSEYPVTVVEVPRTEGRPDPHNRPGREGVEPVREAAALPAWSVTHLHGAQTGGGNDGWTDNAVGFGGAQLSEYPNEHQAVHWWYHDHAMNITRWNVYAGLMGTYLVRDDEEDALGLPSGERELPLVLADRNLDTDADGELNGRLLHKTTRLVASHPETGKPVGLPFVGPYTTVNGTIWPYLDVLDGWYRFRLVNASNARTYDLVLVDEDDRPVPGAVHQIGSDGGLLPRPVAFDFEEGDGGAESVAPLTIAPAERFDLLVDFRGRAGQRLRLVNKAVGRGPGVPDATLNVPYPQVMEFRVGEGAEDGGCDGFALPSVLSGSFRRYDHAHVEHGHRLVVLTPPGTVGGGGHPEMWEMEEVPEKEGARLRLPANGVIQIQSADGKVRTYRRTARTFNDGLGFTIGEGSYEQWSFLNLAPGPLMHPMHIHLADFQVMGREAYATGGFDGAVGGSRSPVRFDPARPVPVPPNEAGWKDVFRVPGGELVRVMGRFDGAYGRFMYHCHLLEHEDMGMMRPFVVVPPEVLPFDHGAGHGHGGH; this is encoded by the coding sequence ATGACCAGTGAACTCGAACCGTACGTCGACCCGTTGACCGTCCCGCCGGTGCTGCGGCCCGAACCGGGCGGCGACACGGCGGAGATCGAGATCTCCTTGCGCCCGGCCTGGGTGCGGATGCACCGTCAGCTGCCGCCCACGCCGATGTGGGGGTACGAGGGGAGCGTCCCGGGTCCGACGATCGAGGTGCGGCGGGGGCAGCGGCTGCGGGTGGCGTGGACCAACCGGATCCCGAAGGGCAGCGAGTATCCGGTGACCGTGGTCGAGGTGCCGCGCACCGAGGGGCGGCCCGATCCGCACAACCGGCCGGGCCGGGAGGGCGTGGAGCCGGTCCGCGAGGCGGCGGCGCTGCCGGCCTGGTCGGTGACGCACCTGCACGGGGCGCAGACCGGCGGCGGCAACGACGGGTGGACGGACAACGCGGTCGGCTTCGGGGGCGCGCAGCTGTCGGAGTACCCGAACGAGCACCAGGCGGTGCACTGGTGGTACCACGACCACGCCATGAACATCACCCGGTGGAACGTGTACGCGGGTCTGATGGGCACCTATCTGGTGCGGGACGACGAGGAGGACGCGCTGGGTCTGCCGTCCGGGGAGCGGGAGCTGCCGCTGGTCCTGGCGGACCGGAACCTGGACACCGACGCGGACGGGGAGCTGAACGGGCGGCTGCTGCACAAGACGACGCGGCTGGTGGCCAGCCACCCGGAGACGGGGAAGCCGGTCGGGCTGCCGTTCGTCGGCCCGTACACGACGGTCAACGGCACGATCTGGCCGTATCTGGACGTGCTGGACGGCTGGTACCGCTTCCGGCTGGTGAACGCGTCGAACGCGCGGACCTACGACCTGGTCCTCGTCGACGAGGACGACCGGCCGGTGCCGGGCGCGGTGCACCAGATCGGGAGCGACGGCGGGCTGCTGCCGCGCCCGGTGGCCTTCGACTTCGAGGAGGGCGACGGGGGCGCGGAGAGCGTGGCGCCGCTGACGATCGCCCCGGCCGAGCGCTTCGACCTGCTGGTCGACTTCCGGGGCCGGGCAGGGCAGCGCCTGCGGCTGGTGAACAAGGCCGTGGGGCGGGGGCCCGGGGTGCCGGACGCGACGCTGAACGTGCCGTATCCGCAGGTGATGGAGTTCCGCGTCGGTGAAGGAGCCGAGGACGGCGGCTGCGACGGTTTCGCGTTGCCGTCGGTGCTCTCGGGGTCCTTCCGGCGCTACGACCACGCGCACGTCGAGCACGGGCACCGGCTCGTGGTGCTCACGCCGCCGGGGACGGTCGGGGGCGGCGGGCATCCGGAGATGTGGGAGATGGAGGAGGTTCCGGAGAAGGAGGGCGCCCGGCTGCGGCTGCCGGCGAACGGGGTGATCCAGATCCAGTCGGCGGACGGCAAGGTGCGCACGTACCGCCGTACGGCCCGGACGTTCAACGACGGGCTCGGCTTCACGATCGGCGAGGGCTCGTACGAGCAGTGGTCGTTCCTGAACCTGGCCCCGGGGCCGCTGATGCACCCGATGCACATCCACCTGGCGGACTTCCAGGTGATGGGCCGGGAGGCGTACGCGACGGGCGGCTTCGACGGGGCGGTGGGCGGTTCGCGCTCGCCGGTGCGGTTCGACCCGGCGCGGCCGGTGCCGGTGCCGCCGAACGAGGCGGGCTGGAAGGACGTCTTCCGGGTGCCGGGCGGGGAGCTGGTGCGGGTGATGGGCCGCTTCGACGGGGCGTACGGCCGCTTCATGTACCACTGCCATCTGCTGGAGCACGAGGACATGGGGATGATGCGGCCGTTCGTGGTGGTGCCCCCCGAGGTGCTGCCCTTCGACCACGGTGCCGGGCACGGGCACGGGGGCCACTGA
- a CDS encoding FadR/GntR family transcriptional regulator: MTTTAQGLHPHVLNALGLAITAGEYPPGAVLRSDELAERFEVSRTVVREVVRVLESMHLVESRRRVGVIVLPTERWNVYDPQVIRWRLAGADRPRQLRSLTVLRSAVEPVAAGLAALHATPEQCRELTEQALGMVATSRGRRLEEYLVHDIAFHRVVLNASGNEMFARLGDVVAEVLSGRTRHQVMFEDPDPAAVTLHVQVAEAVRERDAARAEALTREIAVGALKELDVLAP, translated from the coding sequence ATGACGACCACGGCCCAGGGGCTCCACCCGCACGTCCTCAACGCCCTGGGCCTCGCGATCACCGCCGGCGAGTACCCGCCCGGTGCCGTGCTGCGCAGCGACGAGCTCGCCGAGCGCTTCGAGGTCTCCCGGACCGTCGTGCGCGAGGTCGTGCGCGTCCTGGAGTCCATGCACCTGGTCGAGTCCCGGCGCCGGGTCGGCGTGATCGTGCTGCCCACCGAGCGGTGGAACGTGTACGACCCCCAGGTCATCCGCTGGCGCCTGGCCGGCGCCGACCGCCCCCGCCAGCTCCGCTCGCTCACCGTGCTGCGCTCCGCGGTCGAACCGGTCGCCGCCGGACTCGCCGCCCTGCACGCCACCCCCGAGCAGTGCCGCGAGCTCACCGAGCAGGCCCTCGGCATGGTCGCCACCTCGCGCGGGCGCCGGCTGGAGGAGTACCTGGTGCACGACATCGCCTTCCACCGGGTCGTCCTCAACGCCTCCGGCAACGAGATGTTCGCCCGGCTCGGGGACGTGGTCGCCGAGGTCCTCAGCGGCCGCACCCGCCACCAGGTGATGTTCGAGGACCCCGACCCGGCCGCCGTCACCCTCCACGTCCAGGTCGCCGAGGCCGTACGCGAGCGGGACGCCGCCCGCGCCGAGGCGCTGACCCGGGAGATCGCCGTCGGCGCGCTCAAGGAGCTGGACGTCCTGGCGCCCTGA
- a CDS encoding gluconokinase, translating into MSSTPQPVPAGPPQVVVVMGVAGTGKTTIGPLVAEALGLPYAEGDDFHPAANVAKMSAGIPLDDTDREPWLDAIGRWAHGRAGLGGVVSSSALKRIYRDRLRAAAPGVVFLHLTGDRELIEQRMAARKGHFMPTALLDSQFATLQPLREDEAGVAVDVSGTPEDIATRAVAALRRLAA; encoded by the coding sequence ATGAGCTCCACCCCCCAGCCCGTCCCGGCCGGCCCTCCGCAGGTCGTCGTCGTGATGGGCGTCGCCGGAACCGGCAAGACCACGATCGGGCCCCTGGTGGCCGAGGCGCTCGGCCTGCCGTACGCGGAGGGCGACGACTTCCACCCGGCGGCCAACGTGGCCAAGATGTCGGCCGGGATCCCCCTGGACGACACGGACCGGGAGCCCTGGCTCGACGCCATCGGGCGCTGGGCGCACGGGCGGGCCGGGCTCGGCGGTGTGGTGAGCAGCTCCGCGCTGAAGCGGATCTACCGGGACCGGCTGCGTGCCGCCGCCCCCGGCGTGGTCTTCCTCCATCTGACCGGCGACCGGGAGCTCATCGAGCAGCGGATGGCCGCGCGCAAGGGCCACTTCATGCCGACCGCGCTCCTCGACTCGCAGTTCGCCACCCTGCAGCCGCTGCGGGAGGACGAGGCGGGCGTCGCCGTCGACGTCTCCGGCACCCCCGAGGACATCGCCACCCGGGCCGTCGCCGCGCTGCGCCGACTGGCGGCCTGA
- the chpH gene encoding chaplin ChpH has protein sequence MIKKVVAAAAATGGLVLAGAGMAVADSGAQGAAIGSPGVLSGNVVQVPIHIPVNVCGNTVSVIGLLNPAFGNTCINA, from the coding sequence ATGATCAAGAAGGTCGTCGCTGCTGCGGCTGCCACCGGCGGTCTCGTTCTCGCGGGTGCGGGCATGGCCGTTGCCGACTCGGGTGCCCAGGGTGCCGCCATCGGTTCCCCCGGCGTGCTCTCGGGCAACGTCGTCCAGGTGCCGATCCACATCCCCGTGAACGTGTGCGGCAACACGGTCTCCGTGATCGGTCTGCTGAACCCCGCCTTCGGCAACACCTGCATCAACGCCTGA
- a CDS encoding RluA family pseudouridine synthase, which yields MRRRGKAPASPLPQRDGIDPVRVRLPEDPERRWATVRAHLLDRYAAVVGAARVEAMLREGRFVGADGTAADGDEPYVPGRHLWFHRDFPAEERVPFEVEVVHRDERIVVADKPHFLATMPRGRHVTETALARLRRELGLPALQPAHRLDRLTAGLVLFVVRPEDRGAYQTLFRDRAVRKAYEAVAPYDPALELPVTVRSRIEKERGVLAAREVPGEPNAESRIELLAHAHGLARYRLVPVTGRTHQLRVHMNALGLPILHDPLYPVVRADGPEDHARPLQLLARSLGFTDPFTGEPRRFVSRRPLSALGHAAEPQI from the coding sequence GTGCGACGCAGAGGCAAGGCTCCCGCCTCCCCCCTCCCCCAGCGGGACGGCATCGATCCCGTGCGGGTCCGGCTGCCCGAGGATCCGGAGCGGCGGTGGGCCACCGTGCGCGCGCACCTGCTGGACCGGTACGCGGCGGTCGTCGGGGCCGCACGGGTCGAGGCGATGCTGCGCGAGGGCCGGTTCGTCGGGGCGGACGGGACCGCGGCCGACGGGGACGAACCCTACGTGCCGGGGCGCCACCTCTGGTTCCACCGGGACTTCCCCGCCGAGGAGCGGGTGCCCTTCGAGGTCGAGGTCGTCCACCGGGACGAGCGGATCGTGGTGGCGGACAAGCCGCACTTCCTGGCGACGATGCCGCGGGGCCGCCACGTCACGGAGACGGCGCTGGCCCGGCTGCGGCGGGAGCTGGGGCTGCCGGCGCTGCAGCCCGCGCACCGGCTGGACCGGCTGACGGCGGGGCTGGTGCTCTTCGTCGTACGGCCGGAGGACCGGGGGGCGTACCAGACGCTGTTCCGGGACCGGGCCGTGCGCAAGGCGTACGAGGCGGTGGCGCCGTACGACCCGGCGCTGGAGCTGCCGGTGACCGTGCGGAGCCGGATCGAGAAGGAGCGCGGGGTGCTGGCCGCCCGGGAGGTGCCGGGCGAGCCGAACGCCGAGAGCCGGATCGAGCTCCTGGCGCACGCGCACGGGCTCGCCCGGTACCGGCTGGTGCCGGTGACCGGGCGGACCCATCAGCTGCGGGTGCACATGAACGCGCTCGGGCTGCCGATCCTGCACGACCCGCTGTACCCGGTGGTCCGTGCGGACGGGCCGGAGGACCACGCGCGGCCGCTGCAGCTGCTGGCGCGGTCGCTGGGGTTCACCGACCCGTTCACGGGTGAGCCGAGGCGCTTCGTGAGCCGGCGCCCGCTCAGTGCCCTCGGCCACGCGGCGGAGCCGCAGATCTAG
- a CDS encoding GntP family permease codes for MTSLSVEILAADAAEPITSAGNAQLGIAVLAGIAVIVLLITKFKVHAFLALTIGSLALGAFAGAPLADTIKSFTTGLGSTVAGVGVLIALGAILGKLLADSGGADQIVDTILAKTGKKAMPWAMVLIASVIGLPLFFEVGIVLLIPVVLLVAKRGNYSLMRIGIPALAGLSVMHGLIPPHPGPLVAIDAVGANLGVTLALGLVVAIPTVIIAGPVFSRYAARWVDIPAPEKMIPVRPSEDLEKRPGFGATVATVLLPVVLMLVKALVDIVVDDPANGVQKVTDVIGSPLIALLAAVIVGMFTLGRAAGFTKERLSSTVEKSLAPIAGVLLIVGAGGGFKQTLIDIGVGQMILDFSENWSIPALLLAWLIAVAIRLATGSATVATISAAGLVAPLAEGMSTGEVSLLVLAIGAGSLFFSHVNDAGFWLVKEYFGMSVGQTVRTWSVMETIISVVGIVCVLLLSLLM; via the coding sequence GTGACCAGTCTCAGCGTCGAGATCCTGGCAGCGGACGCCGCCGAACCGATCACCTCGGCAGGCAACGCCCAGCTCGGCATCGCCGTCCTCGCCGGCATCGCCGTCATCGTCCTGCTCATCACCAAGTTCAAAGTGCACGCGTTCCTCGCCCTGACCATCGGGTCGCTGGCGCTGGGCGCGTTCGCGGGCGCCCCGCTCGCGGACACCATCAAGTCCTTCACCACCGGGCTCGGCAGCACCGTGGCCGGCGTGGGCGTGCTCATCGCCCTCGGCGCGATCCTCGGCAAGCTGCTGGCCGACTCCGGCGGCGCCGACCAGATCGTCGACACGATCCTGGCGAAGACCGGCAAGAAGGCCATGCCCTGGGCGATGGTGCTCATCGCCTCCGTGATCGGACTGCCCCTCTTCTTCGAGGTCGGCATCGTGCTGCTGATCCCGGTGGTGCTGCTGGTCGCCAAGCGCGGCAACTACTCGCTGATGCGGATCGGCATCCCGGCCCTCGCCGGCCTCTCCGTCATGCACGGCCTCATCCCGCCGCACCCCGGCCCGCTCGTCGCGATCGACGCGGTCGGCGCCAACCTGGGCGTCACCCTCGCCCTCGGCCTGGTCGTCGCGATCCCGACCGTGATCATCGCCGGTCCGGTCTTCTCCCGCTACGCCGCCCGTTGGGTGGACATCCCGGCGCCGGAGAAGATGATCCCGGTCCGCCCCTCCGAGGACCTGGAGAAGCGTCCCGGCTTCGGTGCCACCGTGGCCACCGTGCTGCTGCCCGTCGTCCTCATGCTGGTGAAGGCGCTCGTCGACATCGTCGTCGACGACCCGGCCAACGGCGTGCAGAAGGTCACCGACGTCATCGGCTCCCCGCTGATCGCCCTGCTCGCCGCCGTCATAGTGGGCATGTTCACCCTGGGCCGGGCGGCCGGCTTCACCAAGGAGCGCCTCTCCTCCACCGTCGAGAAGTCACTCGCCCCCATCGCGGGCGTGCTGCTCATCGTCGGCGCCGGCGGCGGCTTCAAGCAGACCCTCATCGACATCGGCGTCGGCCAGATGATCCTGGACTTCTCCGAGAACTGGTCGATCCCCGCCCTGCTGCTCGCCTGGCTGATCGCGGTCGCGATCCGGCTGGCGACCGGCTCGGCCACGGTGGCGACGATCTCGGCGGCCGGCCTGGTGGCCCCGCTCGCCGAGGGCATGTCGACGGGCGAGGTCTCCCTCCTCGTCCTCGCGATCGGCGCCGGTTCGCTCTTCTTCAGCCACGTCAACGACGCGGGTTTCTGGCTGGTGAAGGAGTACTTCGGGATGAGCGTCGGCCAGACGGTCAGGACCTGGTCGGTGATGGAGACGATCATCTCGGTGGTCGGGATCGTGTGCGTGCTGCTGCTGTCGCTGCTGATGTAG
- a CDS encoding DUF5703 family protein: MPEYEFVDVYVPRGVSRKEATRLLTDHAEYGHWELDRLSLHRDGSRRVRLRRRIIRQIRATW, from the coding sequence ATGCCGGAATACGAATTTGTCGACGTGTACGTGCCGCGCGGCGTCTCCCGCAAGGAGGCGACGAGGCTGCTGACCGACCATGCCGAGTACGGGCACTGGGAGTTGGACCGACTGAGCCTGCATCGGGACGGCAGCCGCAGAGTGCGGCTGCGCCGGCGCATCATCCGTCAGATCCGCGCCACCTGGTGA
- a CDS encoding chaplin — MRQVTRITRKSIFTVAAAGGMIALTGGYAHADAGATGTASHSPGVGSGNAVQVPVHAPVNVCGNTVNAVGLMNPASGNKCANTSRPGGYGDEGGSGSSAHGSASHSPGVGSGNVVQVPVDAPINICGNSVNGVGAGNAATNNGCGNGTGPTTPGHPGHPGHPGEPGNPGNPGNPGNPGNPGNPGNPGNPGNPGNPGNPGTPGTPGNPGTPGTPGTPGTPGTPGTPGNEGGEHPGTPGYPHGPNTPGTHTGVQTPPGEELAHTGAGAVGMAVPAGAALLLAGSVIYRRSRRTA; from the coding sequence ATGCGACAGGTCACACGCATCACCCGGAAGAGCATCTTCACCGTCGCCGCGGCGGGCGGCATGATCGCCCTCACCGGCGGTTACGCCCACGCCGACGCCGGCGCGACCGGCACGGCCTCCCACTCGCCGGGCGTCGGGTCCGGCAACGCCGTCCAGGTCCCGGTGCACGCGCCGGTGAACGTCTGCGGCAACACCGTCAACGCCGTCGGTCTGATGAACCCGGCGTCGGGCAACAAGTGCGCCAACACGAGCCGCCCCGGCGGCTACGGGGACGAGGGCGGCTCCGGCTCCTCCGCCCACGGCAGCGCCTCGCACTCGCCGGGCGTCGGGTCCGGCAACGTCGTCCAGGTGCCGGTGGACGCCCCGATCAACATCTGCGGCAACAGCGTCAACGGCGTCGGCGCCGGCAACGCGGCCACGAACAACGGCTGCGGCAACGGCACCGGGCCGACGACCCCGGGCCACCCGGGACACCCCGGCCACCCGGGGGAGCCGGGGAACCCGGGCAATCCCGGTAACCCGGGCAATCCCGGTAACCCCGGGAATCCTGGGAACCCCGGTAATCCGGGCAACCCCGGGAACCCCGGCAACCCGGGTACGCCCGGCACCCCGGGGAACCCGGGCACGCCCGGTACGCCCGGTACGCCGGGCACCCCCGGGACTCCCGGCACCCCCGGCAACGAGGGCGGCGAGCACCCCGGTACCCCCGGGTACCCGCACGGGCCGAACACCCCCGGTACGCACACCGGCGTCCAGACGCCGCCCGGCGAGGAGCTCGCGCACACCGGTGCCGGTGCGGTCGGCATGGCCGTCCCGGCCGGCGCGGCCCTGCTGCTCGCCGGCTCCGTGATCTACCGGCGGTCCCGCCGCACCGCCTGA